One Lutra lutra chromosome 18, mLutLut1.2, whole genome shotgun sequence genomic window carries:
- the RNPS1 gene encoding LOW QUALITY PROTEIN: RNA-binding protein with serine-rich domain 1 (The sequence of the model RefSeq protein was modified relative to this genomic sequence to represent the inferred CDS: deleted 2 bases in 1 codon), translating into MDLSGVKKKSLLGVKENNKKSSTRAPSPTKRKDRSDEKSKDRAKDKGATKESSEKDRGRDKTRKRRSASSGSSSTRSRSSSTSSSGSSTSTGSSSGSSSSSASSRSGSSSTSRSSSSSSSSGSPSPSRRRHDNRRRSRSKSKPPKRDEKERKRRSPSPKPTKVHIGRLTRNVTKDHIMEIFSTYGKIKMIDMPVERMHPHLSKGYAYVEFENPDEAEKALKHMDGGQIDGQEITATAVLAPWPRPPPRRFSPPRRMLPPPPMWRRSPPRMRRRSRSPRRRSPVRRRSRSPGRRRHRSRSSSNSSR; encoded by the exons ATGGATTTATCAGGAGTGAAAAAGAAGAGCTTGCTAGgagtcaaagaaaataataaaaagtccaGCACTAG GGCTCCTTCTCCTACCAAACGCAAAGACCGCTCTGATGAGAAGTCCAAGGATCGCGCGAAAGATAAAGGGGCCACCAAGGAGTCCAGCGAGAAGGACCGTGGCCGGGATAAGACTCGGAAGAGGCGCAGTGCGTCCAGCGGGAGCAGCAGCACCAG GTCTCGGTCCAGCTCTACCTCCAGCTCGGGCTCCAGCACCAGCACAGGCTCCAGCAGCGGCTCAAGCTCTTCTTCCGCGTCGAGCCGCTCGGGAAGTTCCAGCACATCCcgcagctccagctccagcagcTCCTCTGGCTCGCCAAGCCCTTCTCGGCGCAGGCACGACAACAGG AGGCGTTCCCGCTCCAA atcCAAACCACCCAAGagagatgagaaggaaaggaaaaggcgGAGTCCTTCCCCTAAGCCCACCAAAGTGCACATAGGGAGGCTCACCAGGAATGTGACCAAG GACCACATCATGGAAATATTCTCCACCTACGGGAAAATTAAAATGATCGACATGCCTGTAGAAAGGATGCACCCCCACCTGTCGAAAGGCTATGCGTACGTGGAGTTCGAGAACCCCGATGAGGCCGAGAAGGCGCTGAAGCACATGGACGGAG GACAAATAGATGGCCAGGAGATCACTGCCACCGCTGTGCTGGCCCCCTGGCCTAGGCCACCCCCCCGGCGATTCAGCCCTCCTAGGAGAATGCTGCCACCACCTCCCATGTGGCGTCGGTCGCCCCCGCGGATGAGAAGAAG GTCCCGCTCCCCGAGGCGCAGGTCCCCTGTGCGCCGGCGATCTCGCtcccccggccgccgccgccacaGGAGCCGCTCCAGCTCCAACTCCTCCCGATAA
- the LOC125091112 gene encoding collagen alpha-1(III) chain-like, producing MVGWPRSEGPRRADKLPGRRGEELTQPGPAPPVALCALPSQTLVLDQSPRAGRLGRRGLPGQKPHRGVRTAGARPGPEPGQEPVRLRPEWKGASGRGNGGCSGAEARRKKRGEAGAGGGSQARAVLGQHPVRGVTPLAGRPCSQGGRLFWQSSGPEPRQGAGESKSRRREGQSFRILFTEVSPPVSGERSLLGGSVEGRGTPPQTLFEQEPVGVSPSGPRWSPGCLPRNVPVCAAHVASRSCALLLFLLPANFTWSLGDTLTLRKDFEEGASTWTAQMMMKSANRLLWTLYLAEK from the exons ATGGTTGGCTGGCCACGTTCCGAAGGGCCACGCCGCGCGGACAAGCTCCCGGGCCGGCGCGGAGAGGAGTTAACGCAGCCGGGCCCCGCCCCACCCGTTGCGCTTTGCGCACTGCCCTCGCAGACGCTGGTCCTCGACCAAAGCCCGCGCGCGGGGCGGCTGGGCCGGCGGGGCTTACCGG GTCAAAAACCCCACCGAGGTGTGCGGACTGCCGGTGCTCGGCCGGGTCCTGAGCCTGGACAGGAACCCGTGCGGCTGAGACCCGAGTGGAAGGGGGCGTCGGGCAGAGGGAATGGTGGGTGCAGCGGCGCCGAGGCCCGTCGGAAGAAGCGAGgggaggccggggcggggggcggctcGCAGGCCAGGGCGGTGCTGGGGCAGCATCCCGTGCGAGGCGTCACCCCCCTGGCCGGCAGACCGTGCAGTCAGGGAGGCCGACTCTTCTGGCAAAGTAGTGGCCCCGAAcccaggcagggggctggggagagtaAATCCCGGCGCCGAGAGGGCCAGAGCTTTCGGATTTTGTTCACCGAGGTGTCCCCGCCTGTGTCTGGCGAGCGGTCGTTactcggtggctcagtggaagGAAGGGGCACCCCGCCCCAGACGTTGTTTGAACAG GAGCCGGTGGGGGTTAGCCCCTCTGGGCCCAGGTGGAGCCCAGGCTGTCTACCCAGGAATGTACCTGTGTGTGCAG CCCACGTGGCTTCCAGGAGCTGCGCCCTCCTGCTGTTCCTGCTTCCTGCCAATTTCACCTGGAGCCTCGGGGACACCTTGACCCTGAGAAAGGACTTTGAGGAGGGAGCCTCCACCTGGACGGCGCAGATGATGATGAAATCCGCAAACCGCCTTCTCTGGACTTTGTACTTGGCAGAGAAATAA